Proteins co-encoded in one Cytobacillus sp. NJ13 genomic window:
- the nuoN gene encoding NADH-quinone oxidoreductase subunit NuoN has protein sequence MDLETLLSYEWGIMTPEFIILGVATALSLMDLFMPKTQSRKILGWVGFAGILAALVSLLGLIGHGPESILLDTFRLDSFAKAFKLLLLIGSAMVLLIAIGYEPNEGLEEFRGEFFYLFMAALLGAMIMSSSGDLITLFVGLELLSISSYILAGMRKRNLHSNESAMKYVINGSIATAITLFGMSYVYGLTGTTNLKEMAGFLTSVYNEQHIYLLGLAFFMIVVGLSFKLAAAPFHMWAPDVYQGAPTPVTAFLSVVSKTAGFIIIIRILFSIFANAPSGDAQGLPMILALQDYIAFLAGATMIIGNLIALRQRNIKRLFAYSSIAQAGYLLVVIASMSLFMFDTLWFYLGAYLFMNLGAFAIIQHVTHKSGSEDISQFAGLYRRAPFLAIAMAIFLLSLAGIPGTAGFIGKLNIFMGALVPNEGHYVLVSIMIATTVVSYFYYFGVMVQMFFRPAADTGKVKIPAALTAVIGISLAATILFGVAPNIAFDFLQGNFNQFTDFFQ, from the coding sequence ATGGATCTCGAAACATTATTATCTTATGAATGGGGCATTATGACACCGGAGTTCATCATCCTTGGTGTTGCGACCGCTCTTTCACTAATGGATTTATTTATGCCGAAAACACAAAGCCGGAAAATTCTCGGCTGGGTCGGTTTTGCTGGAATTCTGGCAGCGCTTGTTTCCTTACTGGGCCTTATCGGACATGGACCGGAATCCATTTTGCTTGATACGTTCAGGCTTGATTCCTTTGCAAAAGCTTTTAAGCTGCTGCTTTTGATCGGATCGGCAATGGTACTGCTGATTGCCATTGGCTATGAGCCAAATGAAGGATTGGAAGAATTCAGGGGGGAATTTTTCTATCTCTTCATGGCCGCATTGCTTGGAGCGATGATCATGTCTTCAAGCGGAGACTTAATTACCCTGTTTGTGGGACTTGAGCTTCTATCCATCTCGTCCTATATTCTGGCAGGCATGAGAAAAAGAAATCTGCATTCAAATGAATCTGCCATGAAATATGTGATAAATGGCAGTATCGCCACAGCGATCACTTTGTTTGGAATGAGTTATGTATACGGTTTAACTGGAACTACGAACTTAAAGGAAATGGCCGGATTTTTGACATCTGTCTATAACGAGCAGCATATTTACCTGCTTGGCCTTGCGTTCTTTATGATTGTGGTTGGGCTATCCTTTAAATTGGCAGCAGCACCGTTTCATATGTGGGCGCCTGATGTGTACCAGGGCGCACCTACACCTGTAACAGCTTTTTTAAGTGTAGTTTCCAAAACAGCCGGGTTCATAATCATTATTCGCATCCTGTTCTCAATCTTTGCGAATGCACCATCCGGTGATGCACAGGGGCTGCCAATGATTCTTGCTCTCCAGGATTACATTGCCTTCCTGGCCGGAGCCACGATGATTATTGGGAACCTGATTGCGTTAAGGCAGCGGAATATCAAGCGTTTGTTTGCCTATTCCAGTATCGCTCAGGCTGGTTATCTGCTAGTCGTCATTGCGAGCATGTCACTGTTCATGTTTGATACACTCTGGTTCTACCTGGGAGCCTACCTATTCATGAACTTGGGTGCGTTTGCAATCATCCAGCATGTGACACATAAATCGGGCTCTGAAGATATCAGCCAATTTGCGGGATTATACCGACGCGCGCCGTTTCTGGCCATTGCTATGGCCATCTTCCTGCTGTCACTTGCCGGAATTCCGGGAACAGCCGGGTTTATTGGCAAACTGAATATCTTTATGGGTGCCTTAGTGCCGAATGAAGGCCATTATGTATTGGTATCGATTATGATTGCGACAACAGTCGTTTCATACTTCTATTACTTCGGCGTAATGGTGCAGATGTTCTTCAGGCCGGCAGCTGATACAGGAAAGGTTAAGATCCCAGCTGCATTAACAGCTGTTATCGGCATCAGCCTAGCAGCAACCATCCTGTTTGGAGTGGCACCGAATATCGCGTTTGACTTCCTGCAGGGCAATTTCAACCAGTTTACTGATTTCTTTCAATAA
- a CDS encoding DUF1146 family protein, with the protein MISGFGQQALISIMSHLVFIALAWWALQALRFETLLRANHVFQARVLYVLLSIVIGSAVSNFFLDYLLWSQQLPLILQNITFL; encoded by the coding sequence ATGATATCAGGATTTGGGCAGCAGGCACTTATCAGCATTATGTCTCATCTGGTGTTTATTGCGCTGGCCTGGTGGGCGCTTCAGGCATTGCGGTTTGAGACCCTTTTACGGGCGAATCATGTTTTTCAGGCACGTGTATTGTATGTTCTGCTTTCCATTGTAATTGGATCAGCCGTTAGCAACTTCTTTCTCGACTATCTTTTATGGTCCCAGCAGCTTCCGCTTATATTGCAGAACATCACCTTTCTTTAG